From Leptolyngbyaceae cyanobacterium, one genomic window encodes:
- a CDS encoding pentapeptide repeat-containing protein has protein sequence MAVNSAHVKRLLETKQCQGGDLSEASLARLNLSGADLSGACLVFANLNGANLSGANLSGADLSFANLVSANLVNADLSGADCKGLNLFDCQMNRVNLSGADLGFANMVNVNLAEANLSGADLDGANMIGGNLNQANLCGADLGGANLGNANLVAANLSNATLCDARLVGADLKDSNLCGADLRDANLLNANLTGANLSSANLSGANLANARLDGVIGLYREDTVVVRQNEPPMSNMPYVNLSQPSLYAPANNNFRLPRPGLPS, from the coding sequence ATGGCAGTAAATAGCGCACACGTCAAACGATTGCTAGAAACCAAACAATGCCAGGGTGGTGACCTAAGCGAGGCATCCCTAGCAAGGTTAAATCTGAGTGGAGCCGACTTAAGCGGTGCCTGCTTGGTGTTTGCGAACCTAAATGGTGCGAACCTGAGCGGTGCTAACTTGAGCGGGGCGGATCTCAGTTTTGCCAATTTAGTTTCGGCTAATCTGGTAAATGCTGACTTAAGCGGGGCAGATTGCAAAGGGCTAAACCTGTTTGATTGTCAGATGAATCGCGTCAATTTAAGTGGTGCTGACCTGGGTTTTGCCAATATGGTTAACGTCAATTTGGCGGAAGCTAATTTGAGTGGTGCTGATTTAGATGGTGCCAACATGATCGGTGGCAATTTAAATCAAGCCAATCTTTGCGGGGCTGACTTGGGCGGTGCTAATTTGGGTAATGCCAATTTAGTAGCAGCTAATTTGTCTAACGCTACTTTATGCGATGCTCGTTTAGTGGGTGCTGATTTAAAAGATTCTAATCTTTGCGGGGCGGACTTAAGAGATGCCAATTTGTTAAACGCTAATTTAACTGGGGCGAACTTGAGTAGCGCTAATTTGAGTGGTGCTAATTTAGCTAATGCTAGGCTAGATGGCGTAATTGGACTCTACAGAGAAGATACTGTGGTAGTTAGACAAAATGAACCTCCAATGTCTAATATGCCTTATGTAAATCTCTCTCAACCTAGTTTGTACGCTCCTGCTAACAATAATTTCCGATTACCAAGACCGGGGTTGCCATCTTAA
- the rsmA gene encoding 16S rRNA (adenine(1518)-N(6)/adenine(1519)-N(6))-dimethyltransferase RsmA produces MYHQPRKQFAQHWLKSDKALNQIVAAAEISKSDRILEIGPGTGILTRRLLPLAESVVSVEIDRDLCQSLAKKLGKTENFLLLQGDILNIDLEANLANFPAFQNLHKVVANIPYNITGPILEKLLGTISYPNPKPFDSIVLLVQKEVAERLYAKPSSKAFGALTVRVQYLASCELICIVPAKDFYPAPKVDSAVVRLRPHIRQTADDPKFLEALVKLGFAEKRKMLRNNLKSVIERDRLTEVLEQLEINPQARAEDLSLEHWVKLSNMLPISG; encoded by the coding sequence ATGTATCATCAACCCCGTAAACAATTTGCCCAGCACTGGCTGAAAAGTGATAAAGCGCTCAATCAAATCGTCGCCGCCGCAGAAATTAGCAAAAGCGATCGCATTTTAGAAATTGGCCCCGGTACCGGTATCCTCACCCGCCGATTATTGCCACTAGCCGAATCTGTAGTCTCGGTAGAAATTGACCGCGACTTATGTCAATCATTAGCCAAAAAATTGGGCAAAACAGAAAATTTCTTGCTTTTACAAGGAGATATATTAAATATCGATTTAGAAGCTAACTTAGCTAACTTTCCGGCTTTCCAAAATTTACATAAAGTAGTTGCGAATATCCCATACAATATCACCGGGCCAATTTTAGAAAAGCTATTAGGTACGATTTCTTATCCTAACCCCAAACCTTTTGATTCGATCGTACTTTTAGTTCAAAAAGAAGTAGCTGAAAGATTATATGCCAAACCTTCATCGAAAGCATTTGGAGCCTTAACAGTGCGAGTACAATATTTAGCAAGTTGCGAATTAATTTGTATCGTACCGGCTAAAGATTTTTACCCAGCCCCTAAAGTAGACTCTGCCGTAGTGCGTTTGCGTCCTCACATCCGCCAAACTGCCGATGATCCCAAATTTCTAGAAGCATTGGTAAAACTCGGCTTTGCCGAAAAGCGCAAAATGTTGCGAAATAATTTAAAAAGTGTAATCGAGCGCGATCGCTTAACCGAAGTGCTGGAACAATTAGAAATAAACCCACAAGCTCGTGCAGAAGATCTCAGCCTGGAACATTGGGTAAAATTGAGCAATATGTTACCAATCAGTGGATAA
- a CDS encoding response regulator transcription factor yields MKSDIGRKKILIVDDDPAIRNLIYRFLSQSKQNYYLESASNGESALELFERFQPDLVILDIILPDAIGFKICEKMKSRSSVLIMFLTCLTDVKSQVLGLESADAYVTKPFYVEVLEKQVEALLRRANLSLTNIQRQPLVFEQLAIDPVRREVTLNNQNVPLTALEFDLLHFLASHPGRVWRRKELIREVWGYEHIGGEGAEDRVVDVHIGQIRKKIELDSTQPSLIQTVRNVGYKLELPNSTPVENK; encoded by the coding sequence ATGAAAAGTGACATAGGTCGCAAAAAAATTTTGATTGTAGATGACGACCCAGCAATCCGTAATTTAATTTATCGTTTCTTAAGTCAAAGTAAACAAAATTATTATCTGGAGTCAGCTTCAAATGGTGAATCAGCATTAGAGTTGTTTGAGCGGTTTCAGCCTGACTTAGTGATTTTAGATATAATTTTACCGGACGCGATCGGCTTTAAAATTTGTGAAAAAATGAAGAGCCGGAGTAGTGTTTTAATTATGTTTCTAACTTGTTTGACCGATGTCAAGTCTCAAGTACTTGGGCTGGAGTCGGCTGATGCGTATGTTACTAAGCCTTTTTATGTGGAAGTTTTAGAAAAACAGGTAGAGGCTCTTTTGCGGCGAGCTAATTTGAGTTTAACTAATATTCAACGACAGCCTCTAGTTTTTGAACAATTAGCGATCGATCCGGTACGCCGTGAAGTTACTCTTAATAATCAAAATGTACCTTTAACGGCTTTAGAATTTGATTTATTGCATTTTTTGGCCAGCCATCCCGGACGAGTTTGGCGGCGCAAAGAGCTAATCAGAGAGGTATGGGGTTACGAACATATAGGAGGAGAAGGCGCAGAAGATCGAGTTGTAGATGTTCATATCGGCCAAATACGTAAGAAAATTGAATTGGATTCTACTCAACCAAGCTTGATTCAAACAGTTCGCAATGTGGGGTATAAATTGGAGCTTCCTAATTCAACTCCTGTGGAAAATAAATAA
- a CDS encoding response regulator transcription factor gives MSLAKILVVDDDPAVRNLIQRFLTKQNYQMESAADGKTAITVFEQFNPDLVILDVNLPDANGYNLCQEMQSRTGVFVLMLTSRTDEADKITGFSKGADDYITKPFSLSELGVRVAAILKRQRVVTTAEQQRIVFDQLMIDPVRREVTLNNASVPLTALEFDLLHFLASHPGRVWRRSELIQAVWDYEYVGDQRVVDVHIGQIRKKLEMDTNQPELIQTVRGVGYKFEVPVITNHSNEAADTSGP, from the coding sequence ATGTCTCTCGCCAAGATACTTGTCGTTGATGACGACCCTGCGGTTCGCAACTTAATCCAGCGTTTCTTAACTAAACAAAACTACCAAATGGAGTCTGCCGCAGATGGGAAGACAGCCATAACGGTGTTTGAGCAGTTCAACCCGGATTTAGTGATTCTGGATGTGAATTTGCCCGATGCAAATGGCTACAACCTTTGCCAAGAAATGCAGAGCCGCACGGGTGTGTTTGTTCTCATGCTAACTAGCCGGACAGACGAAGCTGATAAAATTACAGGGTTTTCCAAAGGTGCTGATGACTATATAACAAAACCTTTTAGTCTAAGCGAATTGGGAGTCAGAGTAGCAGCGATTTTGAAGCGCCAGCGAGTTGTTACGACGGCAGAACAGCAACGGATTGTTTTTGACCAGTTGATGATCGATCCAGTTCGTCGGGAGGTAACCCTGAACAACGCGAGCGTACCTTTAACTGCCCTTGAATTTGATTTATTACATTTTTTGGCCAGCCATCCCGGACGAGTTTGGCGTCGTTCCGAACTGATCCAAGCTGTATGGGATTACGAATATGTAGGCGACCAAAGAGTAGTTGACGTTCATATCGGCCAAATTCGGAAAAAGCTAGAAATGGATACCAATCAGCCTGAATTAATTCAAACAGTGCGAGGTGTTGGCTACAAATTTGAGGTTCCAGTTATTACTAATCATAGTAATGAGGCAGCAGATACTTCTGGGCCGTGA
- a CDS encoding DUF3082 domain-containing protein — translation MANPTPTETNQPKLTEQSSSQPSPWRCLIGSAIAIAMSTGSYLLTSSIAQTFANKPIQSHNVAVINITVAVRTLVVGISTLATGIFGLIALGLIALAVQLSIQQLKNQPAPPQN, via the coding sequence ATGGCTAATCCCACACCAACTGAAACAAATCAACCAAAATTAACTGAACAAAGCTCATCTCAACCGAGTCCTTGGCGTTGTTTGATTGGTTCTGCGATCGCGATCGCCATGTCTACAGGCAGCTATTTACTCACATCCTCGATCGCCCAAACCTTTGCCAACAAACCAATTCAGTCTCATAATGTCGCAGTTATCAACATTACCGTTGCCGTTCGTACTTTAGTAGTTGGTATCAGCACTTTAGCAACAGGCATTTTTGGTTTAATTGCTCTTGGTTTAATTGCTCTGGCGGTGCAACTTTCTATCCAACAACTAAAAAATCAACCCGCGCCGCCCCAAAATTAA
- a CDS encoding DUF2811 domain-containing protein, protein MNTNVSMLAEIPEVLHESLKTYLETHPDWDQDRVFTAALSLFLLQNGTSNTPETSRSYRRAAQVYLETLFRNSAGN, encoded by the coding sequence ATGAACACAAATGTTAGTATGCTGGCTGAAATCCCAGAAGTACTCCACGAATCCCTCAAAACCTACTTAGAAACTCATCCAGATTGGGATCAAGACCGGGTATTTACTGCTGCGCTCTCCCTATTTTTACTGCAAAACGGTACTAGTAACACACCGGAAACATCCCGTAGCTATCGTCGGGCTGCCCAAGTATATCTGGAAACTTTATTCCGTAACTCTGCTGGAAATTAA
- a CDS encoding SDR family oxidoreductase translates to MSDKVVVIVGATGGIGSALTRKLAPMGNRLVLAARDRDRLANLASSLPETQPSQFLTIPCDITQPQQVKTLMEKAVAQFGQIDALVNAAGAGILKQYNKIEPADLDAMLDLNLKGSFYTCQAAAEVMKERKSGHICNVVGILGKHSMAMAAAYCASKFAVVGFSKCMADELKRFGIKFTLFYFGGIDSPFWDNVNLKVDRSKMLSKETAAEAILFALSAEPQAVPMEINIQPESHLFF, encoded by the coding sequence ATGTCAGACAAGGTAGTAGTAATAGTAGGCGCGACTGGTGGTATAGGTTCGGCGTTAACCCGCAAACTAGCACCGATGGGTAATCGTTTGGTGTTAGCAGCTAGAGATCGCGATCGATTAGCCAATTTAGCATCATCCCTGCCAGAAACCCAACCCAGTCAATTCTTAACCATACCTTGCGACATCACTCAACCCCAACAAGTAAAAACCTTGATGGAAAAAGCAGTTGCTCAGTTCGGTCAAATTGATGCGTTAGTAAATGCGGCTGGTGCGGGCATCCTCAAACAATACAACAAAATCGAACCAGCGGATTTGGATGCCATGCTGGATCTAAATTTAAAAGGTAGCTTCTACACTTGCCAAGCAGCAGCAGAAGTCATGAAAGAGCGCAAATCCGGCCATATTTGCAACGTAGTCGGAATTTTAGGCAAACATTCGATGGCAATGGCAGCAGCTTACTGCGCTTCTAAGTTTGCGGTAGTTGGTTTCAGCAAGTGTATGGCGGATGAGTTGAAGCGCTTCGGAATTAAATTCACTCTTTTTTACTTCGGCGGGATCGATTCTCCCTTTTGGGATAACGTGAATCTAAAAGTCGATCGATCGAAAATGCTGAGTAAGGAAACGGCGGCGGAAGCAATTTTGTTTGCCCTGAGTGCCGAACCGCAAGCAGTCCCGATGGAAATTAACATCCAACCCGAAAGTCACTTGTTTTTTTAA
- a CDS encoding HD domain-containing phosphohydrolase — translation MLQESAQQVELIEQLLAIGTALSSSQNLGELLNLILSKSREITCSDAGSVYLIDHSDAIPKLIFKAAQNDSQPHITLEEFAMPLNGKSLAGYVALTGKSLSLPDAYDLPAEIEYQLDKSFDETFSYRTRSVLVLPMQNQDGEVIGILQLINRKIKHDAVITVDNVAKVTQPYSDWEERLLRSLASQAAISIERNQLQESIENLFEGFVKASVELIEMRDPTTSGHSERVAQLVMALSQQIDAVNSGPLRSLHFNDRQIQEIRYAALLHDFGKVCVPEAILGKRKKLYPEQLEILRQRFALAQRTLEMEVTQSKYQYLLGLSDRSHLFKETSQSRCTCCQEVEQLDIQLAQSIEKLNKYWQLIIEVNEPEALETSKFKALSEEALAQLTQLAEYKYRDIDGQLKPLVSLEEMAQLMLPRGNLTHQERLAIEAHVTHTYKFLQRIPWTKHLKNIPKIAYAHHEKLDGSGYPQGLSEENIPIQTQILTIADIYDALTASDRPYKDRLPVSTALQILRQEAHKNKINLDLVELFEQQQVFSVLGHILNY, via the coding sequence ATGCTCCAAGAATCTGCTCAGCAAGTGGAATTAATCGAGCAGCTGTTAGCGATCGGTACCGCTCTTTCTAGCAGTCAAAATTTAGGGGAATTGCTGAATTTGATCTTGTCAAAGAGTCGGGAAATTACGTGTAGCGATGCTGGTAGCGTTTACCTGATCGATCATAGCGACGCCATCCCTAAACTGATCTTTAAAGCCGCCCAAAATGATTCTCAGCCCCACATCACCTTAGAAGAATTTGCCATGCCCCTCAATGGCAAAAGTCTGGCTGGTTATGTAGCCCTCACCGGTAAAAGCTTGAGTTTGCCAGATGCTTACGATTTACCAGCAGAGATCGAATACCAGCTAGATAAGAGTTTTGATGAAACTTTTTCCTACCGTACTCGCTCGGTATTGGTGCTGCCGATGCAAAACCAAGATGGAGAAGTAATCGGCATCCTGCAACTGATCAATCGTAAAATCAAGCACGATGCAGTGATTACCGTGGATAACGTGGCTAAAGTCACGCAGCCCTATTCGGATTGGGAAGAAAGACTTTTGCGATCGCTAGCTTCCCAAGCCGCTATCTCCATCGAACGCAATCAACTACAGGAAAGTATCGAAAATTTGTTCGAGGGATTCGTGAAAGCTTCCGTCGAACTGATTGAAATGCGCGACCCCACCACATCGGGTCATTCGGAACGAGTCGCTCAACTGGTGATGGCGCTTAGCCAACAGATCGATGCAGTGAATAGCGGGCCTTTGCGATCGCTTCATTTTAACGATCGGCAAATCCAAGAAATTCGTTACGCCGCTCTCTTGCACGACTTCGGTAAAGTTTGCGTCCCGGAAGCCATTTTAGGCAAGCGGAAAAAGCTCTACCCCGAACAACTGGAAATTCTTCGCCAGCGCTTCGCCCTCGCCCAACGAACCCTAGAAATGGAAGTTACTCAATCTAAATATCAATATCTGCTAGGGCTGTCCGATCGCTCTCATTTGTTCAAAGAAACTTCCCAAAGCCGTTGTACTTGTTGTCAAGAAGTCGAACAACTGGATATCCAGTTAGCTCAAAGTATCGAAAAACTGAATAAATACTGGCAACTAATTATCGAAGTAAATGAACCGGAAGCCCTGGAAACTAGTAAATTTAAGGCTTTATCAGAAGAAGCCCTCGCCCAACTCACACAACTAGCCGAGTATAAATATCGAGACATTGACGGTCAGCTTAAGCCCTTGGTTTCTTTAGAGGAAATGGCTCAACTCATGTTACCTAGAGGTAATCTCACCCATCAAGAGCGCTTAGCGATCGAAGCCCACGTTACTCACACTTACAAATTTCTCCAGCGCATTCCCTGGACGAAACATCTGAAAAATATCCCTAAAATCGCCTACGCCCATCATGAAAAGCTCGATGGTAGCGGCTACCCCCAAGGCTTGAGTGAAGAGAATATTCCGATCCAAACTCAGATTTTGACGATCGCGGATATCTACGATGCGCTGACTGCCAGCGATCGCCCCTATAAAGACAGATTACCAGTCTCCACCGCCCTGCAAATACTTCGACAAGAAGCTCATAAAAATAAAATTAATCTCGATCTGGTGGAGCTTTTCGAGCAACAGCAAGTTTTTTCAGTTTTGGGTCATATCCTTAATTATTGA
- a CDS encoding TIGR00266 family protein, producing the protein MKYEIRYKPAFAAIFITLSPGESITAEAGAMTSMDAKFSMKTEFSGGFISGLIKKFFGGETLFVNVFTNQSQQPLNLVLTQSTIGDIGCIDLRGGQEICFQPGAYIAHSPGVKMGVQWAGFKSWISGEGLFKLKLKGNGQVFFGAYGGITKKRISGEFIVDTSHLVAYDSSIKMNIGLAGGLIGSVTSGEGLVNKLSGNGEIYLQSRSIQGLVKYLRPKMF; encoded by the coding sequence GTGAAATACGAAATTCGCTATAAACCTGCTTTTGCGGCTATTTTTATTACCTTGAGTCCTGGGGAAAGCATTACGGCGGAAGCTGGAGCAATGACGAGTATGGATGCAAAATTTTCCATGAAAACCGAATTTTCCGGTGGTTTTATTTCAGGATTAATTAAAAAGTTTTTTGGTGGAGAAACTTTGTTCGTTAATGTATTTACGAACCAAAGTCAGCAGCCTTTAAACTTAGTTTTAACTCAATCAACTATTGGGGATATTGGGTGCATAGATTTAAGAGGCGGCCAAGAAATTTGCTTTCAGCCAGGTGCATATATTGCCCATAGTCCTGGTGTAAAGATGGGCGTACAATGGGCAGGTTTTAAGAGTTGGATTTCAGGAGAAGGCTTATTTAAATTGAAATTGAAAGGCAACGGACAAGTGTTTTTTGGTGCGTATGGTGGAATTACTAAAAAACGGATTAGCGGCGAATTTATTGTGGATACTTCTCATTTAGTTGCCTATGATTCTAGTATTAAAATGAATATAGGATTAGCTGGTGGTTTAATTGGTTCTGTAACCTCCGGTGAAGGATTAGTAAATAAACTGTCGGGAAACGGCGAAATTTATTTACAATCCAGAAGTATTCAAGGACTAGTTAAATATTTACGACCGAAAATGTTTTAG
- the ispE gene encoding 4-(cytidine 5'-diphospho)-2-C-methyl-D-erythritol kinase, with product MRSYTLIAPAKVNLYLEIIGARPDGYHELAMILQSIDLADYIRLHSNGTDAIRIHCNHPLVPLDKSNIAYRAAILMAEQFPTAFAQYGGVEIDIDKRIPVAAGLAGGSTNAAAVLVGLDLMWNLGLTQSELQELAAQLGSDVPFCIAGGTAIATGRGEKLSPLPDLDHLYLVLAKYRSLQVSTAWAYTTYKQQFESSYKYDRQSWEAHSANLKSGALVNAIAHKDSAKIGQYLYNDLEKVVLPAHTQVLRLREAFARTSEILGTMMSGSGPTVFALTKSLAQAEQVKNEVASAISDPDLDFWLAQFIPTGIRVAS from the coding sequence ATGCGTTCCTACACTCTAATTGCCCCAGCTAAAGTTAACCTCTATCTAGAAATTATCGGCGCTCGTCCGGATGGTTATCACGAGCTAGCAATGATACTGCAAAGTATAGATTTGGCAGACTACATACGCTTACATTCCAACGGCACTGACGCCATTCGCATTCATTGCAACCACCCATTAGTACCCCTAGATAAAAGTAACATTGCTTATCGAGCCGCTATATTAATGGCAGAACAATTTCCTACCGCCTTTGCTCAGTACGGCGGTGTAGAAATTGATATAGATAAACGCATTCCCGTGGCGGCAGGATTAGCTGGCGGCTCTACAAATGCAGCCGCCGTATTAGTTGGTTTAGATTTAATGTGGAATTTGGGCTTAACTCAATCGGAATTACAAGAATTAGCCGCTCAACTCGGCTCTGACGTACCTTTCTGTATCGCTGGCGGTACGGCAATTGCGACGGGTAGAGGTGAAAAGCTTTCCCCTTTACCAGATTTAGATCATCTTTATTTAGTATTAGCTAAATATCGCAGTTTGCAAGTTTCTACTGCTTGGGCATACACTACCTACAAACAACAATTTGAAAGTTCTTATAAATACGATCGCCAAAGTTGGGAAGCACATTCTGCCAACCTAAAATCAGGAGCTTTGGTAAATGCGATCGCCCATAAAGATAGCGCTAAAATCGGTCAATATCTCTACAATGATTTAGAAAAAGTCGTTTTACCAGCCCATACCCAAGTATTGCGATTACGAGAAGCTTTTGCCCGTACCAGCGAAATTTTAGGTACGATGATGTCAGGTTCCGGCCCAACCGTTTTCGCCCTTACCAAATCTCTTGCTCAAGCCGAACAAGTTAAAAATGAAGTAGCCAGCGCCATTTCCGACCCCGATCTCGACTTTTGGCTCGCTCAATTTATTCCCACGGGCATTCGCGTTGCTAGCTAA
- a CDS encoding CPP1-like family protein: MNAENPYKQLGLNEDATFEEIQTARNRLTQEHSSDPKRQETIETAYDAILMERLRMRQEGKIKVPEGIRFAERLSEAPPSTSPTPVKQTPTWLQGLLDTPSRGDILWPAGIFLCLAALSFYNASVALAAGVLVSLYFLTRKENKLGRAMLMSLLALITGLAFSAALNPLLQTQINLIPLTVERFAACITFIILWLVTSFLR, encoded by the coding sequence ATGAATGCTGAAAATCCCTACAAACAGTTGGGGCTAAACGAAGACGCTACCTTTGAAGAAATTCAAACTGCTCGTAATCGCTTGACTCAAGAGCATAGTAGCGACCCGAAGCGACAGGAAACGATCGAAACCGCTTATGATGCGATTTTGATGGAACGTTTGCGGATGCGTCAGGAAGGCAAAATTAAGGTTCCAGAAGGTATCCGGTTTGCAGAACGCTTATCGGAAGCACCGCCGAGTACCTCGCCTACTCCCGTCAAACAAACCCCCACATGGCTGCAAGGGCTACTCGATACTCCCAGTCGGGGTGATATCCTCTGGCCGGCAGGTATTTTTCTTTGTTTGGCTGCTTTGAGTTTTTACAATGCTTCCGTGGCGTTGGCGGCAGGAGTATTAGTCAGTCTTTATTTTCTTACTCGTAAGGAGAATAAGCTGGGTCGAGCCATGCTAATGTCCTTATTAGCATTAATCACTGGTTTAGCTTTCTCTGCTGCGCTTAATCCGTTACTCCAAACTCAAATTAATCTTATTCCTTTAACTGTGGAACGCTTTGCTGCTTGCATAACTTTTATTATTCTCTGGCTAGTAACCAGCTTTTTACGATGA
- the hppD gene encoding 4-hydroxyphenylpyruvate dioxygenase: MKIDRVHFYVEDARKYRNWFVDRFGFQALGGDSNYHTRRETVKSGPVYFVLSSPLSSASPVADYLDLHPPGVVDITFRVPNIESLVDRATSEGVKFLQPLQKTRTGNSDFKWCQIAAWGGLRHTLIEEEPGKGKNEENSSAMENPSDAPISYLGIDHIVLNVNAGEMEKAVTWYEKVLGFQRQQKFSIQTERSGLHSQVMYHPSGWVKLPINEPASGNSQIQEFLDVNKGPGIQHIALQALDLVSTVKQLRAAGLPFIQVPPSYYSQLEQRQPFPLSAKELKEVAKQQILVDWETDINQLPTEFSPLLLQTFTNPIFSQPTFFFELIERRVCCINGRQQQAEGFGEGNFRALFEAIELEQMKRGSLGLNKS; this comes from the coding sequence ATGAAAATCGATCGCGTTCACTTCTATGTAGAAGACGCTCGGAAATACCGCAACTGGTTTGTCGATCGCTTCGGCTTTCAAGCATTAGGAGGTGATTCTAACTACCATACTCGCCGGGAAACCGTTAAAAGCGGCCCAGTCTATTTCGTGCTTTCTTCGCCTCTTTCTTCTGCCAGTCCAGTAGCGGACTATTTGGATTTACATCCCCCAGGAGTAGTAGATATTACTTTTCGCGTTCCAAATATAGAATCCCTAGTGGATAGAGCGACTAGCGAAGGAGTAAAATTCCTGCAACCGCTCCAAAAAACACGAACCGGGAATTCTGACTTCAAATGGTGTCAAATAGCTGCCTGGGGGGGTCTGCGCCATACGCTGATCGAAGAGGAACCAGGGAAAGGAAAAAATGAAGAGAATAGCAGCGCGATGGAAAATCCAAGCGATGCTCCCATCTCTTATCTCGGCATCGATCATATCGTGCTGAACGTGAATGCTGGCGAAATGGAAAAAGCAGTTACTTGGTATGAAAAGGTACTGGGATTTCAACGCCAGCAAAAATTTAGTATTCAAACCGAGCGATCGGGTTTACACAGCCAAGTAATGTATCATCCCAGCGGTTGGGTAAAACTACCAATTAACGAGCCAGCATCAGGTAATTCTCAAATTCAAGAATTTTTAGATGTTAATAAAGGGCCAGGAATTCAACATATCGCTTTGCAGGCACTCGACTTGGTATCCACAGTTAAGCAACTGAGAGCAGCTGGTCTACCCTTTATTCAAGTTCCTCCCAGCTACTACAGCCAGTTGGAGCAACGGCAACCATTCCCTCTCTCAGCCAAAGAATTAAAAGAAGTAGCCAAACAGCAGATTTTAGTGGATTGGGAGACAGATATCAACCAATTACCAACAGAATTTTCCCCTTTGTTGCTTCAAACTTTTACTAATCCAATTTTTAGCCAGCCTACTTTCTTTTTCGAGTTAATCGAGCGACGAGTCTGCTGTATCAATGGCCGACAACAGCAGGCTGAAGGTTTTGGGGAAGGAAACTTTCGCGCCTTATTTGAAGCGATCGAACTAGAGCAGATGAAACGAGGCAGTTTAGGGCTAAATAAATCATAA
- a CDS encoding D-alanine--D-alanine ligase family protein, which translates to MVNKMRVGLLFGGRSGEHEVSIISARAIAKGIRAEQNAEKYELLPFYIQKDGFWQGTEFAQQVLDAGVPQQAVTNGNLWQFPAEAASVDVWFPILHGPNGEDGTVQGLLSLMQVPFVGSGVLGSAVGMDKIAMKTAFAQAGLAQVKYMAVSRSQIWSNPCVFPKLCDEIEAKLGDYPYFVKPANLGSSVGIAKVRSRDRLEAALDNAASYDRRIIIEAGVVAREVECAVLGNDVPQASVIGEITYNSDFYDYETKYTEGKADLFIPSQIPAEIAEQIQQMAIAAFQAVDASGLARVDFFYLENTGEVLINEINTLPGFTATSMYPQLWAASGVPFPELVDKLIQAALERNSGENLKKS; encoded by the coding sequence ATGGTGAATAAGATGCGCGTGGGGCTATTGTTTGGAGGTCGTTCGGGAGAACACGAAGTTTCGATTATTTCTGCTAGAGCGATCGCAAAAGGAATCAGAGCCGAGCAGAATGCAGAAAAATACGAATTATTGCCTTTTTACATTCAAAAAGATGGTTTTTGGCAAGGAACGGAATTTGCTCAACAAGTACTAGATGCCGGCGTTCCCCAACAAGCAGTCACAAATGGTAATTTGTGGCAATTTCCGGCTGAGGCAGCTTCAGTAGATGTATGGTTTCCGATTTTACATGGCCCTAACGGAGAAGATGGCACGGTACAGGGATTGCTGAGTTTGATGCAAGTTCCCTTTGTGGGTTCTGGAGTATTGGGATCGGCGGTTGGCATGGATAAGATTGCCATGAAAACGGCTTTTGCCCAAGCAGGTTTGGCACAAGTAAAATATATGGCAGTCAGCCGCTCTCAGATTTGGTCGAATCCTTGTGTTTTCCCGAAGCTTTGCGATGAAATCGAGGCTAAATTAGGGGATTATCCTTATTTTGTGAAGCCTGCAAATTTAGGCTCTTCAGTTGGGATCGCCAAAGTCCGATCGCGCGATCGATTAGAAGCCGCTTTAGATAATGCTGCCAGTTACGATCGGCGCATCATCATCGAAGCAGGTGTCGTAGCTAGAGAAGTTGAATGCGCGGTTTTGGGCAACGACGTTCCCCAAGCTTCTGTCATCGGAGAAATTACTTACAATAGCGATTTCTACGATTATGAAACTAAATATACAGAAGGAAAAGCCGATTTATTCATACCGTCTCAGATACCGGCAGAAATAGCAGAGCAAATTCAACAAATGGCGATCGCAGCTTTTCAAGCTGTAGATGCTTCCGGTTTAGCAAGAGTCGATTTCTTTTATCTAGAAAATACGGGAGAAGTATTAATTAACGAAATTAATACTCTACCGGGCTTCACCGCTACCAGTATGTATCCCCAACTTTGGGCGGCTAGCGGCGTTCCTTTTCCAGAGTTAGTAGACAAATTAATTCAAGCCGCGTTAGAGCGTAATTCTGGAGAAAATCTAAAGAAATCATAA